The Acropora palmata chromosome 3, jaAcrPala1.3, whole genome shotgun sequence nucleotide sequence TATGATAATGAAAAGTATTTCCCATGCTGGGAAATTTTAACGGGTTCCATAATTGGGAGAACATTTTCCCATGGCCAGGAAAATGGGTGtaatattttataaattttttaaaatttcatttagcTTTGAAGTCGGCAGGGTGAAGTGGGAAAGCCCTTCATGCGCTAATAAATGAAAGCAGCCTATCCAGGGACAATATTTTGCAATATAAACAATCTTTCCCTCCTTCCATGGACAACGCGGTCAACTCTAAATAGGCTGAGCGTGCGCGAGTTATTATAACATGACAAAGCAAGAACATTATAAAAATTGGTCTTGGAAGCATGCTGTGTCCTGATTTGTGTTACTCATCTCTGGCAGTCTAGTCTACTTTCCTAGGAGGAGATTCTGGGTTGGTCCGGGATCTGATTCTCGTGCTTTATAGACTGCTTGAAGGAACATACCTCTTTGAGTATTAAAGGCAACTGATTTCAACCTTAATAAGTGAAGGTTCCACACATGATGGCAGCGCACATTGCGGACGGAAAACCACTTTGCATTTCCAAATTCCCGACTACTGAAAATGGGATCCTTAAAGATTATCTTCaacttcttttattttatccaataACTCTATATAGAGAGCTTTGGCGTCATTTGCATTGCTAGGCATCATCAGACCATTCTCTCTCATAATTATCTCAGCCAAGGAGATAAATTCGGGTGAACAGGGTAACTGAACATTCTGCAAGCCACACGTCTCCTCAACGAGTTCCACATCATCCATAGTTACGACTGTTTTGTAGTCCTGTGTGTTACTGATTTCTGGCAGAAAATATAGCATGTCGGGTCTTCTGGGAGGAGATTCTGGGTTAGTAGAGGGTCTGATTCTGTGAAGATTCCATAACTTAGCTGCTTTGTTTAATTCCTCTTGTATGATAAACATAAAGCAAAATCGTATAGATTCTACGTGGAAAATGTTGTCGTCGCAGAACAAATCATTATCTCTCAAATCTTTAAAAAACGTTATCCACCAATCCATGCCACCTCTGCGCAGTTGACCCCACCATGCCTCGATCCGCTGATTAGAAACTGATCTTCCGTATATGAAACTCTTTTCCCCGGCAAATGCATCAACTGCCTCTCTTCTAAAAAATCGCTGAAACGCTGCAATGTGGACATTTTCTGTGCCATTGTCGGCACGCAAAATGCGTGGTACACCACCAACAGAACGAATGGCATCTAAGAAGTATCCCGCCGTGACGTCTGGGTCGTTGTTGGTAACCAACCAAACAATACGCCGGCTGTATCCGTCGATACAGCCGTGAATGCAAAACCCAAACGGTTTCAGTTTATCGTATCCGTCCATATGCCATATATAGTTTGGCCCTTTGCTACGGTACTGCCTTCGTTTCAGACGATGCTTTGAGCGATTTTCAACGCCAACAGGATCAACAATTCTTAGAATGGTGCGAACTGTTTCTTTGTCAATTACAAGATTATGATGATTGACGAGTCTTTGATGCATTGCACGATAACCGATAATGCCTCCGCTGCCTTTCAGTTCTGTTTCTATAGCGTGTAAAATATCCTGCACATCACTAGTGTTGTTTCTTCGTGTTAATCCTCTACGAGACAAAATCCTTTTCAGCTGGCGTATGCCTAACCTGATTCCATGCTGGAGCAGGAGAAAGGCCAGTATCTCCCAGTGCTGCAGCCCCAAATGGAAATATTGCTCAATCAAATTGTCGCGTTGTAAGTTATTTTGTTGTTCTGCTGGTAGATATCGCGGTAGAACAGCTGCACCCAACggagaaaaa carries:
- the LOC141877977 gene encoding uncharacterized protein LOC141877977 → MWSKVIRRIVVIVIVFSPLGAAVLPRYLPAEQQNNLQRDNLIEQYFHLGLQHWEILAFLLLQHGIRLGIRQLKRILSRRGLTRRNNTSDVQDILHAIETELKGSGGIIGYRAMHQRLVNHHNLVIDKETVRTILRIVDPVGVENRSKHRLKRRQYRSKGPNYIWHMDGYDKLKPFGFCIHGCIDGYSRRIVWLVTNNDPDVTAGYFLDAIRSVGGVPRILRADNGTENVHIAAFQRFFRREAVDAFAGEKSFIYGRSVSNQRIEAWWGQLRRGGMDWWITFFKDLRDNDLFCDDNIFHVESIRFCFMFIIQEELNKAAKLWNLHRIRPSTNPESPPRRPDMLYFLPEISNTQDYKTVVTMDDVELVEETCGLQNVQLPCSPEFISLAEIIMRENGLMMPSNANDAKALYIELLDKIKEVEDNL